One Ictalurus furcatus strain D&B chromosome 22, Billie_1.0, whole genome shotgun sequence genomic window, cgcccacacacacacacacacacacacagacacacacacacacagagggcggaggtgggattcaaacccacaACCTTGTGTATTAGCTAacagtgtaataaatatttctgAACTTAAGCACATTTTTGTGTGATTCTGTAACCCAAAATAAATACACTCAAGAACTCTATGGAATGTCATTTGAggataatattaaatacataacgCACTGTGCATTAGTATTTACCCTCTTTCCACATTTGGTGGTGttacaaaatattttgtattgcGAGAGAAAAAGCAGACGTTACACTGGAGCGTCAAACCGCGGCCTGTCCGGATCTCTCCACTACACCGGGGCTCGGTCTTCACTctctgtttcagtgtgtttcagtgtgtttattacCGTCATATACTCTGTTtactctgtttatttaaaagagaaaagtcatttacataaaatatcaaataaaatgttaataaacatgCAATGTCATTTTCAGGTGAAccaaaacatcacacacacacaccaacactgcTGTTACTATTTACACTTTATaaactgtcacacacacacacagacatacacacccCAACGCTGCTGCTTATACCAGTTACACTttataaactcacacacacacacacacacacacacactgttgctgTTACCATTTACACTTTataaactgacacacacacacacacacacacacacacactgttgctgTTACCATTTACACTTTataaactgacacacacacacacgcacacacacacacacacacacacacacactctcaaatgCAATGAAGCTCGAGACTCGGGCAGTTAGCAGTTAGCATGTTAAGGAGCACTGAGCTCCAGTTCATTAGGTTTAAGTGCAGTGTGATGAGTGTTTTATGCTCCATCAGGTTCCTGTTCCTGCCGTTAGCACCTTAGCCGCTGCGCCTCTCTATGCTAATCAGAGGACTGAAGAACATAGCTAATGCTAATGACCCtgaacacacaagcacacacaccaaaaataaCCCAACATCATCACATTAAATTAGCGTGCACCACAAACTCCACTGAAACCAAAATGCTAAGAAGCTAATAGAATTCAACATCTATCCCAAACGCTAGGGTTAGAAGAGTTCTCCTTAGGGTTCGGAGTAAAAGTGATGGTCAGTTAGTGGACGATGTTACACAGATACCCGTCACAGGACACAAAAACATTTGCACATCTAACGATCTTCATGAATCGGCAGGAAGTCATACTGCCTGTTGCAGAGTTCAGGACGCGACCGTGAAAACGTGACATTCTGGTAAAATGCCGTGAACGAGCAACACACGGTCATGGCAAAACTTTTCTTgtgtaaaagttttatttttattacgttATGAGTTATAAGTTATGTGAGACATTGATTgaacactgagtgtgtgtatgtgtgtgagtgtgtctgtaagtgtgtgagtgagtgtgcaagtgtgtgagtgtgtaagtgtatgagtgtgtgtgtgtgtgtgagtgtgtaagtgtgagtgtgtgagtgtgtgtgtgtgtgtgagagtgtgtgtacgggtgGTGTCAGTGTGAACACGGGGTTGCAGGAGTTCATGTTGTAGTTAATGCTTTAAAATCATTTGCTGGAGtaagacgcgaagttggaggctcctgctgatttcgattaaaattgtaattaattagtgctttttggtcatataatatatatttaacttatTCTACTTCGTTTCcttatttgcacttttaactttgtggcatgttaagatgtctggaaagaacacgaaaacccgtggtagcattcagacacgactgagaccTAGTGTGCGCACCgtgagcgagtccccttctccccctgaatccgcCTCCCCGagcagtgaccctgacttcgccgcactcaggcttgagttgctggcttcactgaggaaggacatcgccgatatttttaaaaaggagtttcAGGCGATGTTCAGGTCcatgcgctgtctactatcccgcttgacctgcaggccgtgaaaacacagcaggctggtgataaagtcgctaccgaggctaccatatcaacactgaaaggtactgttggggaaatggagcacgcgctATCCGGTTGCACCgttgacatagttcatatgaagactactatcgagtctctcactgccaccgtgactcaattagagaataaatgtgaggatttggagtcgaggtcacggcgcaataacgttaggatagtgggagttccagagggcgctgacacctgtacaactgctgctgtagcggccttgttaaaagaggcatCTGGTCTGGAGAATTTGAACTTTAATTTGAAAGAAggaggggtcgctattttaattgacaaaagtTTACAGTTTTCGTCCACTAATGCTATCGCTGATGCGAACGGTAGATacattatagttgctggtactctaatgcaaagacaggtattgTATATGCTCCTAACttagatgatttatttatttatttatttatctaattaattacttaattaatttgtttgtttgcttatttattattattattaattttttataaatggcatccctttattgtatactttatggagttacagacacttcccacttaaatttttgtgcctgttcttgggttttataatatttatataaccagcgacagttattgagtagccatgaagaaccggggggggggggggggggggggggggtgtttggcacttttaatttagttttccttggtttggtttgttttttttgttttttgttttcttcttctcaatgaaatatttgggaaagggaaggaggagagaagagaaaaggtaaatgaatcacatgtaaatgaatcacatgaatatgaatcacatgaaaatgaatcacatgaaaatgaatcacatgtaaatgaatcatatgtaaatgaataaataaatttaaaaaaaaaatcatttgtaagTGTAAGTTCTGACCCACTCTGTGTCTTCATCATCGCCTCACAGAGGACTGTGGACTACTGCAGGTGAAGATCGGGACCTGCTGCAGGTGAAGATCGGGACCTGCTGCAGGTGAAGATCCGGACCTGCTGCAGGTGAAGATCAGGACCTGCTGCAGGTGAAGATCCGGACCTGCTGCAGGTGGAAGATTGGGACCTGCTGTAGGGGAAGATTCAGACCTGCAGCTCCTCACACATTCCTCCGCGCGCAGTTGTGAAATGATGCGCATGCGCAGTCCACAGTAGACGGCGCTTGTCCAGAAGAGTGGCGCGCGGAGCAGGTCCACCCGCTACACAACGCAGTGATGTCGCGCATGCGCACGGAGCCACTTCCGCATTGTGCGCTTCCTCATTGCTGGCTGCGCCCAGTCTCCGTTTAtcactttattaaacattaactgtaataatttaactgtaataaacattattaaattcGTTCAGGTTTCTCACAGTGAGGCATAATGTCAAAACCTCCACCAAAACCCGCCAAACCAGGTGAGTTTCACAGCTTTAATTACAGATACAGTCGATTAAAGTGTACTACATGTTTATTGAGGGGATTAGTTGACTGTTCTAACAGATATTAGAGTTATTACACAGCGTGAAGAAGTGTACACACTCTGCTCTGTGCtttataactgtaaataataaacatctgATCTTTAACTGGAATATTAATCATGTTTACTCTGCACGCCTCATCTCATCTCCACTCAACACTTCACTTCCGGGATCGGAAACACATGACTAACTCCTATTCACAGAGTAACATAGACTTCATTCACTTTATTTACTAAGTGTAATAAactacaaagtgtgtgtgtttgtgtaagaaTATGGAGAATGAAGTGATAAACTGTGTGTCTGGTGGCGGTAATggcatcgtgtgtgtgtgtgtgtgtgtgtgtgtgtgtttgaggtcgaGAGAGAGCAGGTTTGAGCATGCTCACAGTGAGGTTTTATACAGCGGTGTCAAAGAAAGTAGCTGCTATCTACCATGTTCCAcattttgtgtgcgtgtgtgtgtgtgtgtgtgtgtgtgtttacaggtcAGGTGAAAGTGTTCAGGGCTTTGTTTACCTTTGACCCTCGGACGGTGAGTtgaatgaaacatgacatgaaacTTTTAACCGGTCAGtttatgacctttgacctttgagtttatgtgtctttgtgtgttgcAGCCTGACGAGCTTTACTTTGAGGAGGGAGACATCTTATACATCTCAGACACagtaagacagacacacacacacacgcacacagtaaGCAAgatatagtgtgtaatgtgtgctttctctgtgtgtataGAGCGATAGTAACTGGTGGAAGGGAACATGCCGAGGAAGAACTGGTCTCATTCCCAGTAATTATggtaagagacacacacacacacacacacacacacacagctctaacaTGTCAGGTCTAAGTAggttgagcgagagagagagatatttagaTATACTATTTCAGACAGTACACCACACACTGAGGGCAGTGTGGTTAACTctgtacgtatgtgtgtgtgtgtgtgtgtgtgtgtgtgtgtgtgtgtgtgtgtgtgtgtatttatcttGCAGTGGCGGAACAGGCGGAGTCTATCGACAACCCAATGCATGAAGCGTCCAAGAGaggtgtgacatcacaacacatTACGTGATCCTCACACATATGCAGCATGCCCAgtttgacctgtgtgtgtgtgtgtgtgtgtgtgtgtgtgtgtgtgtgtgtagggaatCTGAGCTGGCTCAGGGAGTGTTTGGACAATAAGGTGGGCATTAATGGACTGGATAAAGCAGGGAACACAGCGCTGTACTGGGGCTGCCACGGGGGACACAGAGGTAcgtgactacacacacacacgtagagaACTGCTTCTCGAACCAGCAAAAGACCCAGATAAGGAACATCACCACGGCTGCCTTCAGATATTTTACTGCAAGCAGCAGAATACAGTTATATTTTATTCAAGCCACATTCAGTATTCCCTGTAAATGTTCAGTATTCCCTGTAAGCGTTCAGTATTCTCTGTGAGCTTTCAGTATTCCCTGTAAGCGTTCAGTATTCCCTGTAAGCATTCAGTATTCCCTGTAAACCTTCAGTATTCCCTGTAAACCTTCAGTATTCCCTGTAAGCGTGCATGAAGGTTGGAGCAGGTTCCCCCTCAGTAAGGCACACAGCAGGAACACACTGCAGATACACATGCACTGCTTTTAACTGATCTGGAGTGATATAAGAACATTTCCTCCAAGCATCTGCATTATTCAGAGCAGGACAGTGACTTTTTACTAAACTCAACCCTGCTGTACAGTTCAGCAGAACAGCCTTTAACTGTAATCCATACTGGACAGTTTCCTAAGCCCAGAACACGTCAGCTGAAAGACCTCTGCACTGGTGTCTCATGGTTCAGTGGTCTTCAGCTCTTCAGCGGCTGACCCCTGGGTTAACCCCGTGCACGATGTAAGCACTGAGCATTATAATAAGGGCTTCAAGTGCAGCACGGTGTGTCCCAGTTCCTTTCCTGAATGTGGAAGCCTGCTTTacatttctgtgtttatattCAAATTAGCGTATGTTCCTATCTGATAACGTGACGTTACACTGGTGAAAATGGCTCCATAGTGGTGACACTTCACCCCGTGGGAGTACCTCACCTGTCAGAGATTAACGACTGGGTAGATGATCTGAAGTTGTGCCCAAGGTTAGctacattaatattattattaactactCTGCTTTCTCTGAAGGTGTTGCTGAAGAGCGTTTGCTTCTCTGCAGGTCATTATAACAGGTTTCTACAGGAAACACGGCGGAGTTCGAGCTCAGTCAGAAAGTTAGCAGTTTGGGTATCAGGTGCGAGTTCGTATCCTAGATACAGCTCTGGATCGGGGGAAGTTCGAGGGCTTTATGTCCACAAAATTATATCTTTATGATCACTTGAAACAtgagtgggttcaaacaaaatgtgccGTGTTCTGAGTTGtgtaacacgtctagatgtaaatatgaggaaatgaagctgaaattctgatccatcaccGCGTTCATCTTTTTATCCCAAACTCAAATATCTTCAGTGTTCAGAACAACGAGCAGAGCTGGTCCTGCTGTTCCAACACTCTCAGAGAGGACTTAAATACATAcgcccacaaacacacacatacatacatacatacatacatacatacatacatacatacctacctgtacacacacacatacatacctgtacacacacacatgcatacatacataaataaaagctctgtaatgtatattgtgtgtgtgtgtgtgtgtgtgtgtgtgcgtgtgtgtagatGTGGTGGAGCTGCTACTTTCCCAGCCGAATTGTGAGGTTAATCAGCAggtgagtaataataataataataataataataataaatcatgagttgtgtgtaaataaaatatctcattaaaatgaaagctgattgttttattaaactttagTAACTTTTTccatggttgtgtgtgtgtgtgtgtgtgtgtgtgtgtgtgtgtgtgtgtgtacgcagaaTAAACTGGGAGACACAGCTCTGCACGCTGCTGCCTGGAAAGGATATTCAGACATTGTGGAAATGCTTTTAAACAAGAGtacgtctctctgtctctctctcacacacacacacacacacacacacacacacacacacacacacacacccctctgtagtctgtgtgtgtagtgtaaagaGTTTAGTCCCCATTCTTTCTGGATAATCCTAAACCCTTTCCCTTAAGATgagtaatgtatatatgtatgcatgtatgtgtgtgtgtgtgtgtgtgtgtgtgtgtgtgtgtgggtgtgtgtgggtgtgtgtgtgtagatgccAGGACAGATGTGTTGAATAATGAGAAGAAGACGGCTCTGCAGATGGCCACTAACGCTCAGTGTGCGTCTCTACTGAAGAGGAGGCAGGGCAGCGGTGAGGCTCTAATGTGCACTGACATTAAAACACTAGCAGTTAAACACTAACactatatataatgtgtgtgtgtgtgtgtgtgtgtgtgttgcagtgatcacgcgcacacacagcaATGCTGAGGAGTATCTGGATGATGAAGACTCTGACTGAGAGACCAAAAGGAGCATTAACAACATTCCATCAccaaatactgtgtgtgtgtgtgtgtgtgtgtgtgtgagagagagagagagagagagagaaatcagttGCAGCATCTAAATTAAACTTAAATCCACAATAACATTGTTTCTATACCAGTTTGTTGAAAACATGCTGCTTATGATAAACatacttctgtgtgtgtgtgtgtgtgtgtgtgtgtgtgtgtgtgtgtgtgtgagtgagagtgagagagattatTTTGTACTAACAGAGCTTGAGagtttgtgtgttatttggattttaaagctttaataaCTAtgctaataaaacactttacactTGTGTGTATAAACGTTCGGCTCGTCTCTCAGTCACGTCTTTACAGACTAAACCCCTATTCAGATGGGATTAGTTGTCCATCTGGAGGTGTGTGGTGTAATTACGTGAGTCGTGTCAGTAATATTTTACAGACGGAGCGTGTCAGGAAAGATCACGGTGTCTTTTACCTCCTATAACGAACTTGATAACGGGTTTTTCTTCAGTCTGGAGACTCCGGAGACGCAGCATTCTGACTGCGGTtcagtttgatttatttagcacttttaacagtgcatgttgtcacaaagcagctttacagaagtcAGGATATGggtttacagtggtgcttttctagaattttctatatttgcaTAAGTATGACCTATAGTGccttccattaatattggcacccttggtgagcaaagaaggctgtgaaaatttgtctttattgtttaaccttttgttcaaagaactcacagaaatactcttctctcatggatatcaaacagttgcaaacaacacaggtttatcacacaaaaaaaacttggttaaatataggtgtgcaacaattattggcacccttttagtctttcaagcaccactgtagactTAGATCCGTACTGAGCAAGTCTGAGGAATCATATTGAAAGGGAACCCACTCTGTTGTGGGTGACAGCAGATAGTGTGATTATGAGTcattactttttcacagctgTACACTGGAGATTCACAgcactaagtgtgttgaaagagTCTTCAGGGTCAGACTTAAAGGGGTTAGGTTTAAGTTTAGAAGATCAAAGTGAAGTTATACGCTGTATAAAGAAtgagacttgagtgtaaaaaGTTCTCAAAGATACTGAGTTCCTACCACAGCTTCAGACGACAGAGGTTATGGTCAAGTGACCTATTAGCTATCAAGgttggccacgccccctacctCAAGCTTTTATAATGAAGATCACCTGAAATCAGTGAGTATAAAAATGAAGTGTGTAGTACACATGGAGTGTTTTAGGTGATAAATGTGTGAACATGAAGacactcacattaaacactccatgtgtaccacacacacactttatatacactAGGATTCTCCGTGATTTATACACAGATCACTTATCCTGAAGGAATCCATCAGAATTAACACACATCTCCGACTACATTACCTGAAAACTAATCCCATCCAAATAGTAATTTATCTAGCAAATTTCAAAACTATATCCACTCAATCTGTGCacataatatatttactgtCTGCTTAGCACCTAAATTCGCAAACACGTGGATGCTAATGGAAGTCTTTTAGCTAATCCAGTGATAATCTGATCTAATCTGGTGTCCATGTGTAAAATTTGCGTGTTCAGGTAAATCAGACATGTTCCCCCTTAGCGTTAATGCACAGTATTTGGGTGATCTGATCAGTGTGAGgttttaaatctgtgtgtgtggttctatTTAATCACTAAACATTAAACTCTCAGTTCCATGTAGCACATCATCCACACATTAACACAAGCAGCTCATTGCGGCTACTCCACTAATCTCCTTCCGCTTCCTGTTTTAACCACCACCTGCAGATTGTGTGTCTATTAAACAACACAGACTGTTTTTATTAGCAGTAATGGGAATATTCCGTCAGTCagtttacagaaatacagacatgGGAGCAACATTTCCATCTGCAATACCGTCTCTAACCGCCAGGTGGAAGCAAAACACAAGCGCCACGATCGGATTCTCAAATGGAGCAGAAAAACTCGGACACTAATCCCGAGACCCGAACTCAAATAATCTAATCTACAACACCTCATTACTTTATACACAACACTTTGTTAGATTTAAATTGAGCTTCACGCAGTAAAGTCTTGTGTAAATCATCAGCGAGATCGATcgatctctctcgctctctgtgagtgtgtgtgtgtgtgtgtgcgtgcgcgcgcgcgcgctcgcCAGTCAGGAAAAGTGAGCTGTTGTAATCCTTCTGTATGTTTCCTTCTCGTCTAGAAAGTCTGGACATTTGTGTGATGCAGGTGTTACACACTTATGATTCTTTAGGGGATTTTGCCCCACTGAAGGTGATTGAATTATCTCACCTGTGATTGgttagagggagagagagagagtgtgtgtatgtgtgtgtgtgtgtgtgtgtgtgtgagagagagagagagagtgtgtgtgtgtgtgtgtgtgtgagagagagagagagagagagagaaacaaactgAACAACAGAGATAAGTGGTTTGATACCGAGTACCAAAATATTAGAAAAGAATTAAGAAAATTATTGAATCAAAAACACAGAGAGCCTAACAGTGCTGAATTACGCCTTCGTTACTGTGAAACTTTAAGATGTTATAAATGTAcactcagaataaaaaaaagcccaatACATGCAAACACAACTGACACTAGTGGAGGAGTCCATAAACACTAATAAtatctggaaaaaataaataaatctgaatctGAATTAGCAATACAAAATGGCGACATATGGGTCAGGCACGTTAAATCACTTTATACaccaaataacaataacaacataaataaacaaaatactattattgaaaAAACTGAACACATTAGAATTGGCTATAAACCCCCTGGACTCCCCCATTACTGAGCAGGAACTTTCAAACACCTGAGGCACTCTCAAATCCAAAAAAGCAAGTGGGCCTGATGGCGTGCCAAATTAAATGATTAAGCACACAAGCAAAAAATTCCAATTAGCCATTCTTAAATTATTCAACTTGATCCTGAGTGTAGGTTATTTCCCTTAAATCTGGACTCAAGGTTTTATAACACCCATTTTCAAACGTGGAGATAAATTTGACCTCTGATTTTGACTCAGAGGTCAAATTCCTGCTGCAGATGATCTGGTCCTGCTGTCCCCCAGTGTTCAGGGTCTACAGCAGAACCTGGACCTGCTACAGCAGTACTGTCAGACCTGGGCCCTGACACTCAACCTCAACACGACCAAAACTATCATTTTTCTAAAAGGATCCAGATGTCAAGGAAACACATCACACTTCACTTTAGAGATACACACAATAGAAGGAGAACAAgctaaaattaatttattgtatCATCACAGAAAACAAGAAATCAACATCAAACCATTTCAAAATGTTAGCTAAGCTAACACAAAGCTATTTCATAACACATTCCGTACAGCTAACCCATCATGTTCATGAGTATCCGccagaaatattatatatatatattgtatatttatatgtgagcacattattcacacacatacaaacaaaaacacacacacaccaggctaAAATCTAACTTTAAGGCAGGTAGTGCAGCTAGTCGTGCTAGCATGATGAGTAAATTCTGCTAGCATGCTAATCTCACTTCTGTATGTAACGTTTAACTCCAACAGCGACGCCACTaattatttaatacatacttttatTCAGTGCTTCATTTTGTAGAGCGATAGCAGCTAACCACCATGCTAACTAGCTATTTAGCTAATGTTCTGTTAGCCATGCCTATCACTATCATGTGAgtaatgctgcatttgactaAAGCTCATAACTCAAATTTCACATCTCTGACTcagaaaagcaaagaaaaccccatcaacagtaaataaacatcacTTCAGCACTCTCAATGAGTTTATAGCAGCGTTTACTGTAGATCACGTTACTGTAGATCACTCCACAACGGCGCATTTGCGGGTTAAATCTAGAACACTGTTATATTACAGTTCACTGTAAACTAAAGCTGGTTAATTTGCTGATAACGAAACTTCCATGGAGGTGTTTAAGAGTTCACCTCACTTTAAAACTCAAACATTACACAATTCATCATTTAGTTCAGATCTCACTTCTGAGTTTAAGTTAAATGCAGCaagaattacacacacacacacacagttacacacatacacatatacagttacacacacacacacacaaagttacacacacatacagttatACACACAgagttacacacacatatagttacacacacacacaattgcacacagttacacacagaattatacacacaattacacatatacacacacacacacacacacacaattacacacatacagttacacgcacacaattacacacactagATGAGACTGAGTACATTGAGGGTTTGAGCAGAAACTCCATGGTGCCAGTCTCTCAGTTTATGATACTGAGGTCCGACTTTAATCTTCATCTCTCTATTcaacacacaaagagagagagagagaggagagagagagaggagagagagaggtaggaCAGATGTAAGAAATAAGAAAGGACATAGGAAGTAAGACAAAGACCAATCAAAGCAGGGCAGGGTATGTAGAGAATGGGGAGGGGCTTATCAGTGTATGTAGAGAATGGGGAGGGGCTTACCACTGTATGTAGAGAATGGGGAGGGGCTTATCACTGTATGTAGAGAATGGAGGGGCTTATCACTGTATGTAGAGAATGGGGAGGGGCTTATCACTGTATGTAGAGAATGGAGAGGGGCTTATCACTGTATGTACAGAATGGGGAGGGGCTTATCACTGTATGTAGAGAATGGGGAGGGCTTATCACTATGTAGAGAATGGGGAGGGGCTTATCACTGTATGTAGAGAATGGGGAGGGGCTTATCACTGTATGTAGAGAATGGGGAGGGCTTATCACTATGTAGAGAATGGGGAGGGGCTTATCACTGTATGTAGAGAATGGGGAGGGGCTTATCACTGTATGTAGAGAACGGGGAGGAGTTTATCACTGTATGTAGAGAATGGGGAGGAGTTTATCACTGTATGTAG contains:
- the ostf1 gene encoding osteoclast-stimulating factor 1, with product MSKPPPKPAKPGQVKVFRALFTFDPRTPDELYFEEGDILYISDTSDSNWWKGTCRGRTGLIPSNYVAEQAESIDNPMHEASKRGNLSWLRECLDNKVGINGLDKAGNTALYWGCHGGHRDVVELLLSQPNCEVNQQNKLGDTALHAAAWKGYSDIVEMLLNKNARTDVLNNEKKTALQMATNAQCASLLKRRQGSVITRTHSNAEEYLDDEDSD